A single window of Fischerella sp. PCC 9605 DNA harbors:
- a CDS encoding (2Fe-2S) ferredoxin domain-containing protein: MSNSHETETTAFCLEGRFLDFVIKDGYKLKGLLLATSEGECYVKLAKHLRIAFDWRLPPGIWLQVVGEKKYDRKTGTLKLKAERVMAASSERGRGASAVDGFSGIKHLALGEWESGRNSSSPPPHLPITPSITDAKPQPTKVATILVCQKSDCMKRGGKAMCQALQSALSDRGLEDQVTIKATGCMKNCKAGPNLVMPDKTRYSHIQATQVPALIDKHFATNQVKQRQDRASEVAMSTANIATI, translated from the coding sequence ATGAGTAATTCCCACGAAACTGAAACAACCGCATTTTGTCTTGAGGGAAGGTTCCTCGATTTTGTTATCAAAGATGGTTATAAACTCAAAGGTTTACTACTGGCGACTTCTGAGGGAGAGTGTTACGTCAAGCTAGCTAAACATTTACGGATAGCTTTTGATTGGCGTTTACCACCAGGTATTTGGCTGCAAGTTGTAGGTGAAAAAAAATACGATCGCAAAACAGGTACGCTTAAGTTAAAAGCTGAGCGAGTCATGGCGGCGTCTTCGGAGAGGGGAAGAGGAGCCAGTGCGGTGGACGGGTTCTCCGGGATAAAGCACCTGGCGTTGGGAGAGTGGGAAAGTGGAAGAAATTCTTCCTCCCCACCACCCCATCTCCCTATCACCCCATCAATTACTGACGCCAAGCCACAACCAACTAAAGTCGCTACCATTTTGGTATGTCAAAAGTCTGATTGCATGAAGCGTGGTGGCAAAGCTATGTGTCAGGCTTTACAATCAGCTTTGAGCGATCGCGGTTTAGAAGATCAGGTGACGATCAAAGCGACTGGTTGTATGAAAAACTGCAAGGCAGGGCCCAATTTAGTTATGCCTGATAAAACCCGCTACAGTCACATTCAAGCTACACAAGTTCCTGCACTTATTGATAAGCATTTTGCTACCAACCAAGTGAAGCAAAGGCAAGACCGCGCCAGCGAAGTAGCAATGTCAACGGCAAATATAGCCACTATTTAA
- a CDS encoding Asr1405/Asl0597 family protein encodes MKSFSSELEVKHVIEVNWADRWQVYQRLRELDIPCWCETNQPLTVQIDNAYTAIQLWSVMRQFTAPRQALIWALELCW; translated from the coding sequence TTGAAGTCTTTCAGTTCAGAACTAGAAGTAAAGCACGTTATAGAAGTGAATTGGGCAGACCGCTGGCAGGTCTATCAACGCTTGCGGGAACTAGATATTCCCTGCTGGTGCGAGACTAACCAGCCATTGACAGTTCAAATTGACAATGCTTACACAGCTATTCAACTTTGGAGTGTCATGCGGCAATTCACAGCCCCTCGGCAAGCATTGATTTGGGCGTTGGAACTGTGTTGGTAG
- a CDS encoding Dps family protein, which translates to MSETQTLLQDFGQVYDNPVLLDRSVTAPVCEGFNVVLASFQGLALQYQKHHFVVEGAEFYSLHEFFNESYKEIQEHIHDIGERLNGLGGVPVATFAKLAELCCFEQEVDGVFSCRNMVENDLKAEQAMIKLIRSQAAQAESLGDRATRYLYEKILLETEERAYHLAHFLAKDSLTLGFVQRVQN; encoded by the coding sequence ATGTCTGAAACGCAAACTTTGTTACAAGATTTTGGTCAGGTTTATGACAATCCTGTACTGCTAGATCGCAGTGTCACTGCTCCAGTTTGTGAAGGATTTAACGTTGTCTTAGCTAGTTTTCAAGGCCTGGCCTTACAATACCAAAAGCATCATTTTGTAGTTGAAGGCGCAGAATTCTACTCTCTGCACGAGTTTTTTAACGAAAGTTATAAAGAAATACAAGAACACATCCATGATATTGGTGAGCGCCTAAATGGATTGGGAGGCGTGCCAGTTGCAACCTTCGCCAAATTAGCGGAATTATGCTGCTTTGAGCAAGAAGTGGATGGTGTCTTTTCCTGCCGTAACATGGTAGAAAATGATCTCAAGGCAGAGCAAGCGATGATTAAGTTGATTCGCAGCCAAGCTGCTCAAGCAGAAAGCTTAGGCGATCGCGCTACACGCTATCTCTACGAAAAAATCCTTCTGGAAACTGAAGAAAGAGCTTACCATTTGGCTCACTTCCTTGCCAAAGACAGCTTAACCTTAGGATTTGTTCAACGTGTTCAAAATTAA